In Lathyrus oleraceus cultivar Zhongwan6 chromosome 2, CAAS_Psat_ZW6_1.0, whole genome shotgun sequence, the DNA window GCTGGCCATATTCCTCTTGGATCGACCATATTCCTCTTGGACCAAATCTTCTTGACCGACTATGCAAATATGACCAACTATGCAGATATTTTTCTACAATCATCTCCTTACCATATGACTATCATATACCCTGTAGTAGGAGATTTGCGCCTAAGGCGCATCTAATGGTTCTCCACATTCCACGCTTGAAAGATAACGAGGTCTTTATTCTCCtcccatatatatatatatatatatatatatatatatatatatatatatatatatatatatatatatatatatatatatatatatatatatatatatatatatatatatatatatatatatatatatatatatatatatatatatatatatatatatatatatatatatatatatatatatatatatatatatatatatatatatatatatatatatatatatatatatatatatatatatatatatatatatatatatatatatatatatatgaaatgGTGCCGAAACAGATAACATGTTTCAAACATAATTTGAATACTCTCTAGTTTTTTACATACTGACTTGAGTCTCAGAGTACTAACTTGTAGATATAATCCCACTCCGCCACATTAATAACTCTACTCAAACAAAAATCAACACATCcaacaaaatattttttatgagaCTGATGGAATAGTTATTAAGAATTTCTTGAGCATATATTCTTATGAGGACGGATGGAGACAATTAATCCTGATCTAAAGAATTTCCATTGGGTCTTGCGTTTTTCTTCGGAAGAATATATGCTCGGCAGTGAAAGTATTACCCTTGCAAATATCATGTCATGAATCAATGCATATAAATTATAATCCACTGTTTTATTGAACAGAATATAAACTCAATAAGAGATGTCTCAAATTATTTTGTAATTGTCTCACCCTTATGGTTTGATAAACTTTCTATAAATGACATTGAGTCAACTTATTTGGTAGTACTTGAGTAGCATCTTTGGGAGCCAAATTAAACAAATGAATGTGGATCATGTTGAGGAAAGGACATCTTTAAAATATAAAActttataaaaataaaaaacctCATCTTTTGAACATGGATAAGATTTTACAAACCTATAGACAAAGTATATTGATATAAGAACATGGACCAAGCAGAGAGATATCACAGGGATATAAGAACATGGACCAAGCAGAGAGATATCACAGGGAAGGCTGTTGAATTTCAACCAGCAACATTTGAATTAAGCATATTTCTATAAAAATAGATAAACTACTTGGAAGCAAGAATCTCCTGTTATGATACGGATCCTGCAGCGTAACAGAATCACAACAACACATAGAGTATTGAAAAAggaatgaaaatgcacaaataCATAATGATTGTGTATTGTTGATGATGAAAAAAGAACAATGCAGTAGGATAACACACTCCTCACACCTTGCCACATCAGCATTCCCTTTGTTCCCTCTTCTATTTTTCTCTAATAAATTCTCACATTATGGGTTTGGAATACAGATTCAATCAGATCGCACAACCCCATAAAGGTATCTAACAAAAACCCCATAACCAAAATTGATATAATAATTCAGTAATTTGCAGGAAAAGAAACAAATCTTAATTGTGCTAATAAGTGCATCCACCCTTATTCTGTTCTCTTGGAAAACCCAATGCATCAACCATTCTTCTAATTAGTGTTTCTTCTGTAAAATATAGAGACAATTTATGTGTCAAATCAGACAGAAATAAAATACAAATTAAACAATTGTTATTTACCTGACAATTCTATGATGACTTTCTTTGCAGATGGTGCGTTTTGAAGTAAAAAGTCTCCTAATCCATCCGGTATTGATGAAAGTTTATGCGTTTCTATTTTCAGTAACTTCATGTTAATTAAATAAGGGAAATCAACCTTCCACAAATCCGGAATTAGGTCGAGAAACTAAGCAATGAGGAATGAAAGTGAGTTAACATCAACTAAAGGCAAGTCAATAAAAAAAATGTAGCtttaataaaaatgaaaagaatgaaaTCACTTAAATTTTACACAAACCAAATTAAAATACCTCAAGAGTCTGTGAAGAGATTGTCAATGATTCCATGAGAGCAAACTGAACCAGCCAATTGAATAGAATTGAAGGAGAATTTTGGACATGCGTCCAGCTAGGTAAAACAATATCTACATGTTTAATAGAAGAGGCATTGCTATGGCTATTGTGCCCACGGAGGTTTTGAAAAGGATAACCCTTAAAATAAAAGCTACAAAGATTTGGGGTAGATAACTCAAATTTGTAAGCGGAGAGATAAAACAGTTGTAATTTTAAATTAACAAGCGAGACACTTGATATTAAGAGGTTCTTATCATCAAGAACATGACAAAAATGAATGATCAAAGTATTCAAATTTTTAAATGCCGAAAAGGGATCGGCATAGCCATCATCGCTTCAGgaggaaaaggaaaagaaatttAGAGACAAGTAGGTTAATGCAGGAAGTTTAAGAGAATTTGGAAATAATGGTCTTTGACTTAAGATTCTAGGACTAAGGTTAAGAGAGGTTAACGTGTGAGATGAAAAGTTGCAAAGTGAAAATTGTTGAGTTTTAACCGCCATGGACATGTGTAATAGTTGGAGATTGGGTGAAAATGCATAATTTAGGATGCTTTTGAGTAGGTGAGGCTCTATATCATTGTAGAGGGACTGAAAATTGAGAGCATGGAGAGAGGTTTTATCGTTGCGTAGAGACAAAATTTGAGAGACGAAATTAGTGAAACTTAGGAAGGTCTTGAAGTGAGAAGAATTTAAAGAAAGAACAGGAAGATCCTTCCAAACATTGTTCCATGTTGCGGAGAGAATGCAGGTTTGAACAACTTGCTTGGCATTCAAATGAGACAATATTTGAAGTAAAAGAGAATTAGGTAAAGCACTGAGTCTGTCTTTATCATAATTCCGTCTCCTTGTTTTCATCGTGAAGCAATTTTTCTGCTAACTCTGGAACAACTAAAGTGataaatatataaatatacaGTTTGGAGAAA includes these proteins:
- the LOC127118860 gene encoding uncharacterized protein LOC127118860 isoform X4, whose translation is MESLTISSQTLEFLDLIPDLWKVDFPYLINMKLLKIETHKLSSIPDGLGDFLLQNAPSAKKVIIELSEETLIRRMVDALGFPREQNKGGCTY